In the Sandaracinus amylolyticus genome, CCTCGACCGCACACCAGCGCGGTGCGCGCATCGGGCGAGACCACGAGGTCCTCGACGGTCCCGTCCGGCCCCTCGAGGGCCCTCGCGGGCTCGAGCGTCTCGCGCGCGACGCGTCGCGTTCGGTGCCCGAACGCCTCGCTGACGTAGATCGTCTCCCCGGCGACTGCGACCGACCCGAGCGGCTGATCGGTCGTGCGCTCGGCGATCACCTCGCCGTCGCGCACGATCATCAGCGTGCGATCGAACGCGACCACGAGCCCCTCGGGCAGCATCGCGATCCCGGTGAAGCACGCGCTGCGATGACCGACGCGCTCGAGGTGCCAGCGCTCTGCGCCCGACGCGAGATCCCACGCCGTGATGCGGTGCTGCGTGCGCGTGTAGAGCGTCGCGCCGTCGTCCGAGAAGCGCACCCCGGTCACCGGCTCCTCGTGGGCGAGCGCGAGCGGCTTGCCGACCTTCGCGCCACCGAGCGACCACACGCGCGCGCTCTTGTCGCCGCCGCTCGCGACGCGATCACCCGAGGGTGAGAACGCGAGCGCGACCACCTCGGCGCGCGAGCCCGTGAGCTCGTGGGCGATCACGCCCGTCGTGCGATCGACGAGGCGCACCGTGCGATCGGCGTCCTTGCCGTAGCCACCGCCGCCCATCGCGAGCCAACGCGCCGAGAGGGCCAGCGCGCGCGGCAACGGCGCGCGCTCGATGCGCAGCAGCTCCTCGCCGCTCGTCGTCACGATCGCCACCGCATCGAGCGCGACCGCGAGGTGATCACCGTGGGTCGCGACCGCGCCGATCCCGCCCTTGTCCGGCACGAGCCGCGCACGCTCGCGCTCGGTCGCGAGATCCCACATCCGCACGTCGTAGATGCTCGCGGTCGCGAGCGATCCGTCGCCCATCACGTGCAACGAGGGTCCGGACCACGACGCGAGCAGGAAGGTCGATCCCAGTCGTCGCACGGACGGAGGGAGCGCGGGCGGCTCGAGGCGCTGCATGCATCGCTTGTCGCGCGCGCGATCACGCAGTGTCAAACATCGCGGAGAGCCTTATCCTGCGGCCTCGCGCAGCATGCCGAAGACGATCGACGACGCACCCACCGAGGATTTCGAGCTCTCGCTGCATGGCGCGCGCGCCGCGCGCGGTCCGCGCGAGGTCAACGCGCTGGTGATCGCGTGGTCGCGCGCCGAGCCCGATCGAGTCGGCGAGGTCGCGCGCATCGAGCGCGCGTGCGTGCTCGGTCGCGGCAGCGCGCCCGCCGCCGACGGCGCTCCGCGCGCGCGCTTCGTGCGACAGCGGCCGTGGGGCGACGGCCCGAGCGAGCCACTCGCATCTCCGCGCCTCTCGCGCGAGCAGCTGCGCATCGAGCCCACCGCGAAGGGGCTGCGGATCACGTCGATCGGTCGCGCGCCGATGTGGATCTCGAGCGAGCCGGCGACCGAGCGCGAGATCGTGCCGGGAGACACGGTGCGCATCGCGGACGAGCTGCTCCTGCTCGCGGTGCGCCGGCCGACCCGCATGGACGCCCAGCGCGCGTGGGGCGAGGACGAGTCCCCGTTCGCGTTCGGCGCGCCCGATCGCTTCGGGCTCGTCGGTGAGAGCGTCGCGGCGTGGACGCTGCGTGATCGCGTCGCGTTCGCGGCGCGCGCCGATGCGCACGTGCTGCTGCTCGGTGCGAGCGGCACCGGCAAGGAGCTCGTCGCGCGTGCGATCCACGCGCTCTCGTCGCGCGCGTCGGGCCCGCTGGTCGCACGCAACGCCGCCACGTTGCCCGAGGGCCTCGTCGACGCGGAGCTCTTCGGCAACGTGCGCAACTACCCGAACCCCGGCATGGCGGAGCGCCCCGGGCTCGTCGGCGAGGCCGACAAGGGCACGCTCTTCCTCGACGAGATCGGCGAGATGCCGAGCACCGCGCAGGCGCACCTGCTCCGCGTGCTCGACCGCGACGGCGAGTACCAGCGGCTCGGCGATGCGCGCCCCCGCCGCGCGTCGATCCGCGTCGTCGGCGCGACGAACCGCGCGCGCGACGAGCTCAAGCACGACGTGCGCGCGCGCTTCGGCATCGTGCTCGAGATCCCGCAGCTCGACGCGCGGCCCGACGACGTCCCGCTGCTCGTGCGGCACCTCGTGTCGATCGCCGCGACGAAGACGCGCGTGCCGGCGCCCGAGCCGAGCATCGAGCTGGTCGACGCGCTGCTGCGTCATCGTTACGAGCTCAACGTGCGCGAGCTCGAGCAGCTCTTGTGGCAAGCGATGGCGGAGAGCCGCGCCGGCAAGCTCGAGCTCGTGGCGAGCCTCGTCGATCGCCTCGCGACCCCGGAGCGCGGGAACGAGCCGGCGGGCGACGAGAAGGAGCCCGATCGCGAAGCGATCGAGGCCGCGATCGCGCGCGCCGGCGGAAGCGTGACGAAGGCCGCGCGGGAGCTCGGATTGAGGAACCGATACGTGCTCTATCGCCTGCTGCGAAAGCACGGCATCGCAGTCGACGGACTCTAGCGCTTCGCGCGCCGGACGTTCCGCACGAGCTCGATCACGAGGAGGATCGCGTTCGGGATGAACACGCCGAAACTGATCGCCCCGGCGAGCAGCCACGCCGTCCTCTCGATCTGCCAGACCGCGTGCTCGAAGACGTACGTGGCGTACACGAACGGCGCGACCACGAGATCCAAGAACCAGAGCACCGGGCAGATCAACAGCAACGGGCTCCCGGGACCGCAGCTGCCATCGCTCGGCAGTGGAGCTCCGGCTCCGGCCCGAGCGCCTGCGCGTGATGCCAGAGCCCGATCGACACGACGATTCCGAAGCTTCCGAGGATCGTGCTCGGGGTCGCGAGACGTCGCAGCGAGCGCGCGAGAGCATCGTCATCCATGCACGAATGTCGATCGCACGCGGACGGGCGTTGCTCGAGCGCGGACGGTCGAGAGGCGCGTTCGGTGCGATCCGCGCAATGACATCGAGGACCGGCCGATTCCCTCTCGTGACCATGCGTCGGACCAAAGCTGCGCTCGCAGCGATGCTGCTCCTCGCCTCCTGCCGTGCCGCATCGGCTCCATCGGATTACGAGACGCTCGACCAGCGCCGAGCGCGCGAGCACCGCGAGATGCTCGAGCGGGTCGCGCCCATCGCAGCGCAGGCGGTGCGAGACCGCGCCTGCGAGGACTGCGATCTCACGTACGCGACGCTGCGCGGGAGCGACCTCTCGGGCGGGCGATTCCACGACACCATCTTCGTGCACGCCGACGGGCGCGAGGTGAACCTGAGGGATGCAGATCTCAGCGAGACGGCACTCGGCGGGGACTTCACCGGAGCTGATTTCCGCGGCGCGAATCTTCGCGACGCGAGTGTTCACAGCGCGGTGTTCCGCAACGCTCGGCTCGATGGCGTCGACCTCCGAAGGATTCGCCACGCCGAGGCTGCGGATTGGGCCGAGGCCGTTCTCGAGGGCGCGAACCTCGAGCACGTTCGCTTCACCGGCCCGCATGGCGCCGTGGATCGGACGACCCCGGGACAGCCGATGGGTGTCGCGAACGGCGGCACGGATCTCGGGCACGCGAACCTGCGTGGCGCGCGACTCGCGGGCGCGACGCTCGAGCGATGCTCGCTGCGCGGCGCGGATCTGCGCGGCGCCGACCTCACCGGCGCTCAGCTGTCGGGAGCCGATCTCAGCGGCGCGGACCTTCGCGGCGCAACCCTCGATCGAGCCGTCCTGCTCGGCGCGATCTTGCGTGGTGTGAACCTGGAGGGCGCGAGCGTTTCGCGCGCCGAATGGTCGTATCGCGGCGAGCGGGGCCACGCGCACCTGACGGGCGCGACCTGGACCGACGGCCGAGTGTGCGAGGCCGGCTCGGAGGGACGCTGCATCCGCTCGACGCGATGAGGAAGCTGCAGTTCGTCTACGCGAGCGTGGTCAGCGGGACTGACAGACAAGACAGAGACGCGAGCGCGCCCATGAAAGGGCCGTCGTTCCGAGATGGAACCACGAACGACGAAGCATGCCGCGACGGTCGGCAGTGAACGTGCCGAGCGAGCATCGTGAGGAGGAGCTCGACGAGATCAGCGGATGCAGGTGCCCACCGAGCCGACGGCACAAGTCCGCCCGTCGATCCAGATCGCACCTTCCAGCCGAGCGCCTGGTGCTCCGTCTCTGGCGAACACTGCCCCGGTCACATCGGCACCCTCGAAGCGCGCACGACGAAGATCCACGCCGGAACCGTCGGCCCTGGCCGCCGCCCGTTGCGCGGCACCTGGGACTGTTACCTCTCGCGCGCAATCCTGGCGATGACCGGTCGATTCTGCGCCCACGGGTGTAGTGAGATGGAACGTTCCGCTCGAAATCCGCTCGAACCGAGTCTCGCGTATCGGATCGCTCGGTTGTTGACGTGTCTGGTCGCGGTCGGGTGCTCCGCGCCTCCCGCTCCCCCAGACTACGAGACGCTCGACATGCGCCGAGCGCGCGAGCACCGAGAGATGCTCGAGCGCGTCGCGCCCATCGCAGCACGCGCGGTGAGAGACCGACGCTGCGAGGACTGCGATCTCACGTACGCGACGCTGCGCGGAAGCGACCTCTCGGGCGGGCGATTCCACGACACCATCTTCGTGCACGCCGACGGGCGCGACGTGAACCTGAGGGATGCGGATCTCAGCGAAACGGCACTCGGCGGGGACTTCACCGGAGCTGATTTCCGCGGCGCGAATCTTCGCGACGCGAGCGTGCACAGCGCGGTGTTCCGCAACGCTCGTCTCGACGGCGTGGACCTCCGAGCGATTCGCCACGCCGAGGCTGCGGATTGGGCCGAGGCCGTTCTCGAGGGCGCGAACCTCGAGAACGTTCGCTTCACGGGGCCGCATGGCGCCGTGGATCGGACGACTCCGGGACAACCGATGGGTGTCGCGAACGGCGGCACGGATCTGGCGCACGCGAACCTGCGTGGCGCGCGACTCGCGGGCGCGACGCTCGAGCGATGCTCGCTGCGCGGCGCGGATCTGCGCGGCGCCGACCTCACCGGCGCTCATCTCTCGGGAGCCGACCTGAGCGACGCCGATCTTCGCGACGCCACCCTCGACCGGGCGACGCTGCTGGGAACCGATCTGCGAGGCGCGAACCTCCAGGACGCGCAGCTCTCGCGAGCTCGTTTCAGTGGTCGCTTGCCCGAGGGAGATGCTCTCCTGACGGGCGCGACCTGGACCGATGGCCGGGTCTGCGGGGCCGGCTCCGATGGCCGATGCATCCGCTCATCGCGATGAAGCCGCTGCGCGTCGGCGCCGTGTCGTGAGCTGGGACTCGAGCTCTTCC is a window encoding:
- a CDS encoding sigma 54-interacting transcriptional regulator — its product is MPKTIDDAPTEDFELSLHGARAARGPREVNALVIAWSRAEPDRVGEVARIERACVLGRGSAPAADGAPRARFVRQRPWGDGPSEPLASPRLSREQLRIEPTAKGLRITSIGRAPMWISSEPATEREIVPGDTVRIADELLLLAVRRPTRMDAQRAWGEDESPFAFGAPDRFGLVGESVAAWTLRDRVAFAARADAHVLLLGASGTGKELVARAIHALSSRASGPLVARNAATLPEGLVDAELFGNVRNYPNPGMAERPGLVGEADKGTLFLDEIGEMPSTAQAHLLRVLDRDGEYQRLGDARPRRASIRVVGATNRARDELKHDVRARFGIVLEIPQLDARPDDVPLLVRHLVSIAATKTRVPAPEPSIELVDALLRHRYELNVRELEQLLWQAMAESRAGKLELVASLVDRLATPERGNEPAGDEKEPDREAIEAAIARAGGSVTKAARELGLRNRYVLYRLLRKHGIAVDGL
- a CDS encoding pentapeptide repeat-containing protein, translated to MHADGREVNLRDADLSETALGGDFTGADFRGANLRDASVHSAVFRNARLDGVDLRRIRHAEAADWAEAVLEGANLEHVRFTGPHGAVDRTTPGQPMGVANGGTDLGHANLRGARLAGATLERCSLRGADLRGADLTGAQLSGADLSGADLRGATLDRAVLLGAILRGVNLEGASVSRAEWSYRGERGHAHLTGATWTDGRVCEAGSEGRCIRSTR
- a CDS encoding pentapeptide repeat-containing protein, translated to MLERVAPIAARAVRDRRCEDCDLTYATLRGSDLSGGRFHDTIFVHADGRDVNLRDADLSETALGGDFTGADFRGANLRDASVHSAVFRNARLDGVDLRAIRHAEAADWAEAVLEGANLENVRFTGPHGAVDRTTPGQPMGVANGGTDLAHANLRGARLAGATLERCSLRGADLRGADLTGAHLSGADLSDADLRDATLDRATLLGTDLRGANLQDAQLSRARFSGRLPEGDALLTGATWTDGRVCGAGSDGRCIRSSR